The genomic interval CCACGCCTGATGTGCTTCCCTCAAGCGCACTCGACCTCTCCAATCTACCATCTGGGCCCATGGTAATCGGGGGAGCAGCCGCTAGGGGTGAGCCCTCATTTATGCCTCTAGATGGACGAGCCATCGTCGGGGACGGGCCCGTAAACGGTGGTGTAATCGGAGCGGCCTCTTCAACGCTTGAAGCTTCTCTCCCGTCACCTTTCCCGGACATCCTACGCTGCGCTGAGGAAGCGGCTGTGATGATAGGCCGGGGATTAGCCCGAGATGTTGGTGATTGTTGGGTCGTAAGCCCCGGGTCAGGGGCAGAGGTCGGAGTGGGCGcggaagatggggatgggggtATAATGGCGGTAGGCTCAGAGGGAGTGGCGTCACCGACATAATATTTCGGTGTTGAGCGACGGGTAGGAGTCGGTCGGGATGGTGGTGTAGAGAGACGAGACCGACCTTCAGAGGTGTCTCTTGATATAGGTACTGCAGGTTGGGGGTTGAGTGCAGCATCGGCCGCAAGTGGCTGAGGCGCTCTGGTTGGTATTAGCCGATCTTTCGACTGTTCTGTGCTAGCCACCATTTGCCTTATCCGATCACTTTCGCCAAGCCCCGCGGAGCTATCCGTCGAGACGTCTAAACTCAAgctttcctcctccgtgCTCTCGGCCATATGGCCGTCCCATACACCACAGTTGAAAAAGTCGTCGAAACCCATTCGATCATTCGGCTTGCGCTTTAGCAGCGCACGAATAAGAGCTTTTATATCTGATGGGACGGGTATTGATGTCTCGTCCGATGATTTAGAATCCCTCTCTTTTTCGTCAGGAAAGACAATGTTGTCGTTACTTTTTTCGATACGTCGTAGCAATTCAACGTGGTTGTTTGCTCGGAAGGGCGGACGGCCAACAGACATCTCGAACAATACAGCACCTACAGACCAGAGGTCTGCCTTGGCATCGTACTTTTCATATCTCAGGATCTCGGGGGCCATATATAGTCTATCACACTTATCAGTATACTCACGCCACAGTCGATGTGATAACTTACGGTGAACCGCACAAAGTTTCGGCCATGGCAGCAGCCGGCAAGATTCGCGCAAATCCAAAGTCGGCCACCTTGAGCACAGGGATACCATAAGGATGTCCTTCAGCTACTTCGGTCTCTGTGGCGGGCTGTAAGAGCAAGTTTTGAGGCTTGATGTCTCTGTGCATCAAATCTTGTGCACGGAGGAACTTGATCGCTTGGGCTGTATTCTGTTTAGCGTTTGAATGCTGTCTAGTGACTATGGCTTACCCAATTGTCCCAAGAAAGATCTCGTTACTCTCTCATCCAAACCACCAGTTGGCGGGTGCGGCCAGTAGATTTTCCCTTCGTCATTCGTCGGAAGCAATGCCATGCTCGATCCAGCTTTGGGGACAAAATCCAGTGTTGGAATATTCCCGCGCTGCTTGATATACACAGAAAGATCAGACCCAGAGCAGTACTCCATTACAAGGTAGATATGAGTGTCATTTTTCTGCACACCATTAGTATTGGCACTCATGTGGAAGATGTCGTGAGCTTACAAAGCAATCGGTTAAAGCTACGATATTCCGATGGTTGATGACCTTGAGAATGTTGATCTCACTCTCCAAGTTCTCAAGCAGCTTGCTGGTGAGCTTCTGGCGGGAGACGGCTTTGATTGCTATGGGAactctcgtcttctacAGGCAGAGTCAGCAGCTACCCATGGGCGTGCGGGATCGCCAATCACACTTACAGATCGGTATCCCTTGTACACAGTAGCGAAGCTGCCACGCCCAATCTCCGCACCTACCACATAGTTCCCTATTCTCTCCTTATGTGACCTATGATGCccactctccttctccctggATCCTTGCGCGTTTGAGTCGGGCATTGCTATAGAGGCTCAGCGGAGTGGTTAGGGTGTGTTCTGAAGAAAGATACAAGCGGAGAGGTAAAAGTGCTGCGACCGCGGATAGCGAAGGTGATGTGATGCGATGCGTGCGTGGCTGACTCGGCGTGGCTCAGTCCGTGTGGAGGTCCAGGCGGCCCGCGAGTCGTCTAGTATGCGAGGTGCAGCCCCTAGAGTGATGGAAAGATCAAAGGACAGAGAAGGCGCGCGTAGTGAAcggagaagatggacggagatgggagatggttacgagtggtggtggcgtGCGCTGCAAGTGGAGGCGGACTGACCGTATTGGTCCCCGCCCAAGGATGTTGTGGGAATAGGTATGTATGCTCGTGGTCGTTCTGGCCGGGAGTCTGGCGACTGGCGATAAAACTATTGGGAAGCATAGAAGGGAGAAGTGGGTCGATGTTTACTTATTCACGGGTGCCCGCCTTTGTTGGCTGGTGGATTGCGATTGGTGACGTGCGTTCCGTTATCCTCGCCACCGGCATAACTGCACAACTACTTATTTATTAAGTCCGCTGTCCAATAATCGGCCGTCAGCAGCCGCTGCCACAGGGTGGTTGCATTACTAGAAACTGCAGTTCTAATGCTGATACATATATGCAAACCCACGGATGCCaaaaggttgaagaacAGGATTGTATATATACATCTTATCACTATCCTTCCCGCGTCCGAAtcctcaccatcccctGGCGCGATACCTGATCTTCCGGGCTTGAATGATTATTCACTCGCATGACCTATTTCTATCCTTAATGACACAGTGCTAAAGCTTACTTACGCAAGACTTGGTAATTAGCCACAAATGAAGGTGTGAATGAAGCGATTTGTTGATGAAAAGATTTGATGCACAATCAACGCGACGCACATCCGTCCGTCGGCCGCTCTGGAGAATACATGATGCCTTCAACCGATGGTCGTGAGTTCAGaagcttttcttcatccagaTTGAGGCTGGTGGCACAAGCTTTCGAGatatgcatgcatattACTACTAGGGCCAGACTCGTGAGAACACTCAAGTAGTGATACATAATAAAAGTCTCGAAGCCATCATAGCAGGGAGAAGTTACGTAACACTTAATTAACTTACGCAACAAGTAAGTGGCTGCGGTGAGAGTCaaagtcacgtgacttgCCGATTAATCTCCTTCGGCGAAGATGATTTCGACAGTTCGTTGCTGGTTCGTTCGTCGCTGACTTTTAGACATCTTTTTTGAGACAAACCCGGCAAAACACCGAGGTTGGGACAATCTTCTGGCACATTCCTTTCCGCCATCCTTTCACACGGAGCCATAAGTGGTGGGGGCTGGGAAGACGTTGCAATGAGCTCTTCACTGAGGACGACGAAGCCTTGCGCTCGATGTCTGGCTGCTATTCGAGCTCGCCCCCCAGCAGAGACGACAATCTCGATTGCAGGGCCATCCAGTTATCAAGCGTATATGACGgaatcttttccttccaaaAGGAGGTCAAGACTCACGTCTACAAGAGCATTTACGAGTCCACCGAGTTTACGGGGTGATTTTTATCAAGTACGTGACCTTCCAATGAGTGTAAAAACCAACATTTAACTCGTCATCTATAGGGACAACCTGACTGTCTCCAATATCCAACTCAGCATAGTATCCAAAGTAAAAGGCAAAGATCCCCTCACATCAAATCGACATTTACCAAAGGTTTCTCATCGACTTCACGGGATGTGACCTCTGCGCCACTCCTCCAAAATGATGCAGCGAGAAAGATAGCACATTCAATTGCCCGGCCATCAGCTTACCAGGCCTATGTGATAGAATACAATCCATTTCTCAAAGGAAGCCCAAGATCCACGCTTGCGAGCGAACGATTGTGCCAGGTATGCGACCCAGATATTTTTGAAAAAGCCATTTAACATGATACTCTTAGGGTCAACTTGACTATCTCCGCCGTCCATCTCATCATAGTACTCTGAATAGATTCCGTAAATATTTTCAAACCACAGCAGCCTCTGCCAATTCTATACCGCGCCCTGATCCCGTCCTTCAGCACCTATCTCACATGGCAATACCCGATTTCAAACCACCACCTCCAGAAACCAAAGCTTCTCCCATACCACAACATaccttctctcccaaaGAACGCTCTGCAGCTCTTTCCGCTCTTCAACGGTCAACGTCCTCTCCGCCTTCTCAAGATATCACCTCTGCTCAACTACTTCAATCCTACACTGACTTGTATATGTCTTCACCCCAGTCACAGCTATTCACAGTCAGCGAAGTGCAAGATGTTTTAAAAGCTTTGAAATTATTGCAAGCTCGTGAAGCAGGGGATAGACAGGTCGCGGAGGAACAGATTGAGCCTTTGCTAGAAGAAATCAAAGCTCTAGTAGGGGACGAACGGAAATCGTCACAAGGGTTAGAATTACTGGCTTTATCGTCAAGAACAAAACACAGTCGTCGAATCAAGACCAAAAACCTTGTCGATGCCGAAAAGACCTTTCgttccctcttccccgAACCGCCACCTGAAAAAGATATCGGTGGGAGACGTCGGTACAAGGCAGCATTGAATCATTTGATATATCTATGTGCTCTTGCGGGGCAGGGAGGGAGGCTGGAAGATTGGTGGAACCGTTTGGAGCGGGATGGGCTTAAAGCGGATGGACACACATGGTTATCACGCATGATACTGCTCGATAGGGCGGGaaagggggaagaagtcaaTGGGATATTGGACAAGGTGTTAGAAAACTTCGATGAGGAAGTGGTGACGAAAGAGGATATGTCGATATTAGTCAATTACGCAATGGTTGTTTACGCCAAATTGGGACGATGGGACGTTGTCTCTGAAGTTTACGGCCGACTACGTCCTACGGACTCTCACGACCTCTCTATAATCcgttcctctcttcccaaccCATCATACTTTGACGGCACCCATCCACACGTTCCCCACCATATTCCCCTCCCGCCATTCTCCGTTCGTCTAACTCGCCGGTCGTATTCACCTCTCCTCGTCTCCTTATCCGTCCAAGGCCATCTCCCCGCAACGCTTACCATCTTCAAGCATATCTTCGAAGACGGACATACCCCTTCTGTCGATGACTACACAGCGCTTTTCAAAGGGTTTGTCAAGCACGGTGTTACCCCTTCAATAGATACTGGTGGTTTTGGGAACGCGGGACAAGTGAGTGAAGCCGGGAAGATGCTGGGGGTTGCCAGTGCGTCGGGTGGAGGTGAATTAGATGGTTTGGGAGGAAGCTTTGAACAGCGTATGAGTGGGATCTGGGAGAGGGGAGCTATGTTTGCTGAACCGTTTCAATGGCCAGTTGAAAAGTTTCGAGAAGGTAATGGCGAATGGACTTTGGAGGCTTTACAAGATATATTCGAATCCTTCCTTACTCTTCGTCCGATTTTGCCATCTTTTAGTCCTTTGACATTCTCCGATCCTCAGTCTGGACCCGATTTGAAATCGGACGTGAATATATTACAAGCTGAAAAGCAGGCGAGGCTTTATGCTAAAGCGCCTGGAAGAAAAGCGGTGTGGACAGTGCTCAAGGCTTTTGGGAGAGTAACTcatggtgatgaggaagttCTGAGGCAGGTTTGGGAGAGAATGGAAACGAAGTTTGGGTcagagaatgaagaagggtggaaagggtGGAGAGTGGATAAGAGGTTAGATTGGTTCAGGAAGGCACTGTTTGCGGAAGAATAGGCATGCAAGTATTTATACCAAGCATAGAAAATACCTTATTCGAAGAAATGCATATACAGATGTCACTGTGACTAGATCtctacatcctcatcatcgtacGCCTCTTTGATCAAGCGGTAGATGTAAGATGGTGGGTGGTCGCCTCTACAGACTAAATTAGCCACGTGCTACTCTACATCCAAAAAGTACACTTACTCATTTGTCACAAACAGATTTACCAACTCGGGCCTAATATAGTCGTAATATGGATCCACAACCTCAACCCCTTCCATaccccctcctccacccttCCCCTGCTCCCCAATCACAGCTCCAGGTCCCTGGAAATCCACCGCTCCGTATTCATGGTACAAATTCCACGCGGGCGCGAATTTAAATTGACCGGTAGTCACGACGACAGGCTTGGAATGTGTCTTTGCCGCGAGAGCACAAGCAAGAGATCCGGACAGCGCGAACAAACCGCCATTGGCAAGGACAGAGTGAGCGCCAAGGATGACTTTTGTAACacgtggaagaagggcgtGGATGGAGGAATCAGGGATGAGAAGGGTGGGGATGCCGGAGgcggaaagggaagaggcgagGGAGTGACCGAGGTAGGACGGAGCAGATTcggcgacgacgacggtAAATTTACGGTCTTTGTAGGCTTGCTTGAGGAAAGCTTCGACTGTTCTCGAGTGGCCCATGGTCAAGATGATTTCGCTACCTCGCATTAGCAGTCCCGCGGGAACAAAGTGAATGCGCGATACTTACGAAGAGTGAATGTGCTCTCTTGCGCCCTTGGCAACATCCTCATGCGTGGTCTCCAGCTCACCAACAACCTCCTCAATGGCCTGAATCAATAACGGCTTGAGCTTAGCACTATGCTTCATAAACTCATCGCTATCCACACTCGCCCTTGGCGTTGCCATTCCAGAAGAACCTCTGCCATGCCCATTCCCATTGGGGGTCGCAAACAAATTCGTTGTATTCGCTGAGTATCCTTCCGCTGTCCCTCCACTAAGGGCGCCACTCCTTTCCATCTGAGCTCGAGAGTGACGCATGGCCACAAAGTTTGAGAGTGAAGTCTGGCGGGACATTTGGATATGAGTGGGAAAATACTGAGCGTCGACGGTGGCGGATTGGGCGGCAGAAAGGTAGTGATCTAAAGGTGCGTTGATACCTGGTGTGCTGGGACCCATAAGAGGGGTAGAAGGGATGGAGTTAGGGGCGGATGAGACATGGGCGGCTGCAGCGGCGCGGTATTCTTCCCGAATGAGACGGAGGATTCGACGAATGATATTGGCGGCGGCAAGTTCTACGAGAAGCATGAGATACATTTCCAGATGTGTGATAGCTGTACATACCCTTAGGGTTGGCCTCAGTGAGTTTCCGCCCAACAGCTTTGATTAAGGCCAGTAATTCGTCGATGGTGTTATATCTAGCGCTTCTGACGATGTTCTGGATGAGAGCAGCCGTTGCGAGAGCGACGTTCAAGGATCCAACAATTTGCCTTAAAATACGAGACGTGAGCATATAAAAGGTACGTACGGACTCATGACTCACCGTCTCCGAAGACTGGTGCAAAGAGTATCAGTCAATCGAGCGTTTGGGTCAGCAGATTTCTGCATTTGCTATTAAGGACGTCAGCCGCATGAAGGAACTTTCCCTTAGACTTTTTGGCCAACTCACCGGGGCGGAGTCGACGGCCATTTTCCTGCTCTGATAGTGGATTCACGCAATTCGAAGGGCAACAATAGCAAACTTGTCAAGAAACGaacgaaggaaaggaaatcGCGGACCAAACGTTACGTTCCCTTTTCGAACGAGTCAAAGTCACGTGATCCAGCGGTAAACAGCAGTTGGCGTTTAACGAGCAAGTGACGACAATGGGCAATGATGGCGAGAACGACGAGGCGGATGAGTTTGCTCATCACATCTGTATCCAATCTTTAATCCCTATACTAAGTATTTAGGCAGATGCCAAAAATGCTCTCGACATCGGATATAGGTACGTCCCTCACGAACCTCAAGCCATCACTCCGAAAAGCTCATGCGCACCTTCTAATCCCAGGCCCTATATCCCAGCAGTATGCTGCCGCTGCTACAGTGCCGTTAATCAAATCACCCTCGTTATGGCTCCCTCAGCCTGTAATACAGATTTCCTTTGCTGGCATGTGAATGTCTTTGTACTGATGAAAGATGTTGGGATAGGTCGAGCTGCCAAATGAGATACATCCCTTACCAGAGGACATCACTGCCTATGTAAGTACTGTTGGCATATGTTAATTAACATCCCATCAGCGTCCCTTTTATTCGAAGACTTATTAAATGGGCTCACTTACTTTCCGGCATTGGTAGTTTGTGTACCCTTTCACACTTGAAGAACATGTCCTCTCGATACATCCTTCGCCACATGAAGCCATCGCTCTGAAACGGGCCAAGTGCGCCGAGATCTTGCacaaaagggaagaagcagaggaacaAAAAGAGTGGGTCTGAGTCCTCTTtccgtcttccttcagGAAGGCACACGCTGTCTCGTGGCCAGAGGTCAATTTCACTGCAATGTGCCCTATGCTGATTGATCAACTTTCCCATTAGACGAGATAACCTCAAACGGATTGCCCCAGGATACAACCCATCATCTGTCCTGATGCCGACATCGGCCTCCCATACACCAAcgtcttccatttctcaaCCTCTAGTTCCACATGGGACAGCACAGTCAGTGACGAGCCCCAATAGTAAATCACAGGTACACGGCCGCACAGAGAGTGATCCGATGGATGATCTGGTAGCAAggctggaagagatggagtCAAAACGGTGACCAATGGGATAGTTAAGAGGATCTTGTTTGTCGCTTTTTACTGGAAGCAACTTATCAGAAATTGTACTTGTACGCTTGATACGGTTGTAACATGCATATTGCATACCGGCATTCCTTGCGCGTCAGTCTGTTGTACATTCTGCATTTTTCCCTCAGCCGCTGGACGCTCTATGCTGCGGTAGTGTTGTACTGCTCTCTGTACAGTGCATAGTGAAGCAAGCATAATAAGCTGGAACCCACGCAAGCCACATGCCATGGTTCATGCATATCGGGTATACGCGGTGCCTATTTCCATTAATCTCCGGACGCCGGATCCCGGGATGTTTGGACGATGGCCGTTGCCGAGACGACGTGCTCGGCGTTCGTTGAATTTACTGTAAGGGTCtgctttttgttttcttgTCAGCTGCGAGTATACCGCAGTATTGGAAGTCAACTACTGCCCAGCAGAGACAGTACAGCAGGACCACTGCGGCAGCACATACACCACCTGTGAAGCCGGCACATCTCGCACTACAACATAAATTCGCAGAACACAGTAAACGGCCACTCAACGCTCGGTCCTCAAAACCGCACCGCAGCAACCAATTTCGCCTCGTGAAATCTTTTCATCACCTTTTTATTCTTAGCTACACCTCCAACACCATGTCTAAGCCAGACGAGATCCCCGCACTGTCATACATTCTTGAGCCTGCCTGTAAGCGTTTCACTTTGCCATGGTCGGACGACCTGATGCTCCGGTAAAAATACTGATCACCTGCTTCGCACGTCCTTTGTtctccatcaccttcatcacctATCTTGCAATGGATAACCCTCTTTAACCCCTTTTGTTGATCCGAAAACAACATAACAGTCGTTGCATCCCTTCTTACCGCAGGATGTCTCCTCAACCGCCGTCCTCCTTCACTTATCGTCCAAGCCCAGGCCGCTACCAACGAGGAcgttcctcctcctggtGACAATTCCTGGAACTGGAAGGATATGATGTTCTTGAAATGGCCTGTGAGGGTACCTGGCAATGAGAGGTtcaggggaagatggacgAGTCGGCTGTTGGGCATGTTTCCGTTCTTGATGGAAGTCTGGTACTGGCTCTTGACGTACGATCCGATTCTCTTTCTGTAACAAGCGCAACGATTGCTAATACAACTCACAGATACTGGATATACCAGGTCGCTCGAGCTATTCAAGCTCTTACCATGGGCGCCGATTTCCGAGTATTAGCTGAAAAGCACGCGAGGGAAATAATTGCTATCGAGCGTTGGTTACATATTGACTGCGAACTTTCTTTGCAAAAGTTTGTCATGAAGACTAACTGGTTGTTGATGTTCTTCAACAAGTAAGCTCGTTATGTGCCTACCCAATACATAGTACTGACCATACTGCAGGACTTACGCGATGGTCCACATCCCCGCTACCATCGCCTTTATGGCTTACTCTTACCGCTACTTTAAGCCTTACATTTTCCAGTCAACCCGTCGTACTTTGGTGCTTTGCAACTGTCTTGCATTCATTGTCTTCTCCAGTTGGCCCTGTATGCCTCCTCGTCTCATGCCTTATGAAGAGTTCGGTTACATTGATACTTTGCACACTGGCAAGGCTGCTAGTAGTGAGTCTTCTGCAAATTGACGTTACGACCCTTGATAGGTGCTGACGAATTTGCACACCCAGTTTGGACTACCAACAAGTTCCAGAACCAACTGGCtgctttcccttccctccattTTGGCTACAGCTTCGTCATGTGGgtccccttttccttggCGACCCACACTTCCTActgactttttttcaatGTCATTCACAGCggtctctccctcttcctctactCCCCTCACCGGCCTATCCGTGCAATCTCCCTCTTGTAccccctcctcatcctgctTGTCATCATGGCGACTGCGAATCATTACCTCCTTGACGCTGTTGGAGGTTTCTTCGTCACAGTTTTGGCGCATAGGATTAACAGGCTGGTATTGAACTTGAGGCCTTTGGAAGAATGGTTTTTCTGGTTAATCAGGTGGGTACCATGTTTCattcaaaaaaaaaatagaaaatgaaaaaaaaaaaaaaataaaaaaaaaaaaataagaACAGTGAAACTGGGGCCTATCCCTTCAAGGGTATCCCTAAATGTTCCTGTTTACGATTGTGAGGCTGTGCTTGGCGCTAATGAAACATGGGCACAGGACCGAACGACCCATGGACAAGGTTGTGTTTGACTCCGTCATCAGTCGAGAGAATGTGTCCCATAGGGATAGCTCAGACATCTCTCACAGGCCTTTGATTTTCCAGGGTAACCCCGCCTAAGCTTGCTTGGTAAGGTGGATGGGCGGAAGACGaatgatggaggaagagccgGAGAGGCAGGGTGGTATGGCGAGTAGATTTCCATACCTGGAGATCTTTTTCATGAGGATCCCCAGCGGATAAACTGTAGCTAGCACGGATCTACATTATgtttctttcttttgcGCATATTCTTGACTTTGAATTGTGGTAAACTTTCTCCCTATCATTCATATACTCCACTTCTCCCACTGTCATGTCATATacaaccttcttcttttaatttttttttttcgaaCTATACATAACTGCAACTGTATCGTACGCTACGAGTTCCGACGTTTCTTTCCAATTTTATAGGATATTAGATGTGTCCCCTGCATCGGCATCAGCATCAACCCCATCACGCCCATCAGGGGGAAAGAAATCAGTCGTCAGTAGTGCATTATGCAATCTTTTGTTTACACGTGTTTACAGCGAATTGTAGGTAATCCCAGTCAGCGACCCAATCTTCAGTCTAACAGCGTGCGAGCGACTACTTGAGCATAATCAGCCCGATCACCATCAATAAAAACTTTCGAAACATCAACCCCACTTTTGATTCAATACTCACAGTCATAGTTATAGCGAGTAGAAATAAAATAACGACTAATGATGAATAGTGAAACTATTATCGAATTACTAATTAGTTAAGTGATGCCTTTTTTCAATCCTCCATGATAGGTaaaaaagaggaagccCAAACGGAGGTGGACCTGCAAGGTGATCGAGATACAGAAAGCAAGCCAAACGAGAGGGAGGAGTTAACAGGTACCACTACTACAAACACCCAGATGGAGTAAATTAGTACTTTGGCTGCAGTGCATGGATGTTGAGTTTGGTCGCGGATTGAAGAAAATTCCTTCCTTTTAAAACAGTATTTTTGGTCAACGGTTAACGCCAAGCAAATGGACCAACTGCACACAAGGCTATCAACAAGGCCGGCATTACCCCTATCCCAGAGATCATATTCCACATTCTCCATCGGCAAGGCTAAAAATGATCAAAAGTGGCCATGAAAATTTAATCAGAGGTGCTCTCAAAAAAGGCCACAGGTAGCGTTCGATTTGTCTCAGCCAAATCAGGAGAAGTTGAAATTCAACGATCACTTAAAAGATACACGAGCAAAAGTCGTCATCaccttttttcctcctttgtttcctatctcttcctctcctttgcACCCATTCACATCTCCATGACCCTTGATTTAGGGGTGTCACCTGACTATTCAAAGCTGATGGAGAATGTCAAGAAGGCAAACtgatcttttcttcaagtTTTGCATGCCTGT from Cryptococcus neoformans var. neoformans B-3501A chromosome 9, whole genome shotgun sequence carries:
- a CDS encoding hypothetical protein (HMMPfam hit to Pkinase, Protein kinase domain, score: 245.5, E(): 9.3e-71) yields the protein MPDSNAQGSREKESGHHRSHKERIGNYVVGAEIGRGSFATVYKGYRSKTRVPIAIKAVSRQKLTSKLLENLESEINILKVINHRNIVALTDCFKNDTHIYLVMEYCSGSDLSVYIKQRGNIPTLDFVPKAGSSMALLPTNDEGKIYWPHPPTGGLDERVTRSFLGQLAQAIKFLRAQDLMHRDIKPQNLLLQPATETEVAEGHPYGIPVLKVADFGFARILPAAAMAETLCGSPLYMAPEILRYEKYDAKADLWSVGAVLFEMSVGRPPFRANNHVELLRRIEKSNDNIVFPDEKERDSKSSDETSIPVPSDIKALIRALLKRKPNDRMGFDDFFNCGVWDGHMAESTEEESLSLDVSTDSSAGLGESDRIRQMVASTEQSKDRLIPTRAPQPLAADAALNPQPAVPISRDTSEGRSRLSTPPSRPTPTRRSTPKYYVGDATPSEPTAIIPPSPSSAPTPTSAPDPGLTTQQSPTSRANPRPIITAASSAQRRMSGKGDGREASSVEEAAPITPPFTGPSPTMARPSRGINEGSPLAAAPPITMGPDGRLERSSALEGSTSGVGTDYVVVEKQTVEINALADELDQASKRPMIRRSSRGSVVSRPVSSFKPISPNITKNDPTLGAISYSPPFALSSTPPFAMQVPRHASGGNSFPRNPSIPSSLNAFPPTTISASPSYGQDAAARFGVSPGSLQTGALARALTNTAIRLIGTSANTAATAIARATAKRRPNIVRVSDMDAAEDDLLCTVEDLARKAFVLFELADERLLAQTQLAQTARTSSTPTGLTGTTPPFSMQAAAAAQAGSRRKSSSSSMNSEVWILRQQEAAANDAVVLYMKSLAFIVKAMDKVKRYWKNRTDVYDGYVASQELNEMGQWLRARFNETFEKAEWAKTQAGDTLLFPDWLVHDKARDTSRQAAVAELQGDLTTAEQGYETSLWLLQALLDESVYENGSIPDEDKVAYERLMVPIKTRLDALRKKLAESSGMTAR
- a CDS encoding hypothetical protein (HMMPfam hit to IF-2B, Initiation factor 2 subunit family, score: 92.5, E(): 1e-24) is translated as MAVDSAPQMQKSADPNARLTDTLCTSLRRRQIVGSLNVALATAALIQNIVRSARYNTIDELLALIKAVGRKLTEANPKELAAANIIRRILRLIREEYRAAAAAHVSSAPNSIPSTPLMGPSTPGINAPLDHYLSAAQSATVDAQYFPTHIQMSRQTSLSNFVAMRHSRAQMERSGALSGGTAEGYSANTTNLFATPNGNGHGRGSSGMATPRASVDSDEFMKHSAKLKPLLIQAIEEVVGELETTHEDVAKGAREHIHSSEIILTMGHSRTVEAFLKQAYKDRKFTVVVAESAPSYLGHSLASSLSASGIPTLLIPDSSIHALLPRVTKVILGAHSVLANGGLFALSGSLACALAAKTHSKPVVVTTGQFKFAPAWNLYHEYGAVDFQGPGAVIGEQGKGGGGGMEGVEVVDPYYDYIRPELVNLFVTNEGDHPPSYIYRLIKEAYDDEDVEI